Below is a window of Christensenella minuta DNA.
GGAAAACAGTCTCTTCATTTTTCTGAATTTCTTCAAGACAAAGCCCGTCAACAATCAATTTTGTCCTGCCTTTCCACATCGAGATCCTTCATTACCATTTCATTTCCAGACTTTATGTCCTTTTTTCTCACAGTATAGGCAATCGTACGAAATAAAACCTCCGAATCCAACCTGAAGTTTACATGTTTGATATACTGAATATCTATATGAAACCTAGCCTTCCATTCAAGGTCATTCCTTCCGTTTATCTGTGCCAATCCAGTAAGCCCCGGCCGCATATCGTGCCTGTGATGTTCTTCCTTTGTATAATATGGCAGATATTCTTTAAGCAACGGCCTCGGCCCCACAAAGCTCATCTCGCCTTTCAAGATATTGAGCAATTCCGGCAATTCGTCAATGCTGGTGCTTCTCAATTTTTTCCCAAAGCCTGTCAGCCGTTCGCCGTCGGGCAACAGTTCCCCGTTTTCATCCTTCCGGTCCGTCATTGTACGAAATTTATACATCGTGAATATCTTTTCATCTTTTCCCGGACGCCGCTGCCGGAAAATAACCGGACTGCCTAATTTTGCCCGTACCAGAATTGCCGTTACCAAAAACACCGGAGATAAAATTCCCAGCGATAGGGCTGAAAATATGATATCCAGCAGCCTTTTGATGTATTTCCGGTACATTCAGAACAATCCTTTTATGATCCCGCAGACCCGGGCCATATCCTTTTCCGTCATTTTCGTATCGCTGGGCAGACAGACGCCCCGGCCGAACACATCTTCCGATACCGCAATGGCGTCACTATTGTCACTGAAAAATTCATAGTGTTCATAAAACGGCTGCAAATGCATCGGCTTCCACACCGGACGGCTCTCAATATTCTCTTTTTCCAGCGCGAGCATAATATCCAGCGGTTTTATCTTTGAATCCGGTTCCAGCAAAATAATGCTCAGCCAGTAATTCGGCTTACCCCATGAAGCAATCGGGCACATTTCTATTTCTCCGATCTCTTCAAAGGCGTTTTTATAATATTCATAAATAGCTTTTTTTTGCTTAATCCGTTCGGAAAGTATCGTAAGCTGGCCGCGCCCGATCCCTGCGACGATATTGCTCATCCGGTAATTATACCCAAGCTCACTGTGCTGGTAATGCCGCGCCTGGTCCCGTGCCTGAGTCGCCCAAAAGCGCGCCTTTGCGATCGCTTCTTCATCATCTGATACAAGCATTCCGCCGCCGGAAGTCGTGATGATCTTATTGCCGTTAAAAGAAAAAACGCCAAACTTCCCGATTGATCCGCTCATCTTATCTTTATAGGTTGCGCCCAGGCTTTCCGCCGCATCTTCAATGATCGGAATATTTCGCTTATCGCATATTCTTTTGATTGCAGCCATATCCGCACTTTGCCCGTACAAATTAACGGCGATTACTGCTTTGGGAACCTGCTTCTTGAACGCTTTTTCAAGTGCGGCCGGCGACATATTAAGGCTTTTCCTCTCACTGTCGATGAACACTGGGACCGCTTGTTCATATATAATCGGATTGCAGCTTGCGGCAAAGGTGAGATCGGAACAAAATACGATATCGCCCTGTTTTACGCCACAAGCTTTCAAGGCAAGATGGATCGCCGCCGTGCCGCTGGAAAGGGCGGCCGCCGCTTTCACGCCTGCGTATGCGGCAATTTCCCGCTCAAAGTAATCGACATTTTTCCCAAGCGGAGCAATCCAGTTCGTATCGAACGCTTCTTGAATATAATCCATCTCTTTTCCGCACATATGCGGGGATGACAAATAAATTTTTTCCCTCAATTTACCGATTGCTCCGTAATATCTCCGCTTAACGCAGAAGAGTGCGCCGCATCTATTGCCGACATCATAAAGATAACTATCATCTGTGCAATTAAAAAACTAGCTATGGCCTTCTCACCGATCCCTGTCACACCACGGCTGGTAGGTCGTTACAATCTGCTTGAGCCGGCCGATAGCATCCATATCATTATTATTTGCAAGGGTCAGCATCTGCTCAAACAATTCAAGGTCAAAGGATGTTTCGCCCGGACCCAGCTTAAATATCCGGTTATGCGCCGTCGTATCGAGCCGCTCTTTTTCCTCAGCCATAGCAAGCTCCTCATAAAGCTTTTCACCCGGGCGCAGCCCGATGATCTCGATGGGAATATCCACATCCGGCTCGTATCCGTAAAAGTGGATCAGTGTTTTTGCAAGCTCCATGATCTTGACCGGCTTGCCCATATCCAGCACATAAACCGAACCGCTGTTGGCAAGGGCGCCCGCCTGCAGCACCAGCTGCGCTGCTTCCGGAATCGTCATGAAATAACGCACGATATCCGGATGGGTAACGGTGACCGGGCCTCCGTTCCTGATCTGGTTTTCCATCAGCGGAATGACGCTGCCGTGCGAGCCGAGCACATTGCCAAACCGCACGCTCATACATTTCATCCCGGTCTTTTTCGCGAAGGACTGCACCGCCATCTCCGTGAGGCGCTTGGTCGCGCCCATAATGCTGGTCGGGTTCACCGCCTTATCCGTCGAAAGGTTTACAAACCGCTCCACTCCAGCCTCATTTGCCGCCTGCAGGGTGTTCAGCGTGCCCTGTACATTGTTTTTGATGGCCTCCAGCGGGCAGTCCTCCATCAACGGCACATGCTTATGTGCCGCGGCGTGGAACACGATCTGAGGATGCACCTCGCAAAAAACCTGCTTCAGCCGTTCAATCTCCCGCACCGAGCCGATCCGTATTTTGACATCCAGCGCATCTCCATACTGCCGTTTCAGCTCGCAATGCAGTTCATAAGCCGTATTTTCATAAATATCGAAGATGGTCAGGCTCTTGATGTTGAAGCGGGCCGCCTGTCTGCATATTTCGGAACCGATCGATCCGCCGCCGCCTGTTACGAGAACATCTTTTCCATTGAGATATACGCCGATGCTGTCCATATCAAGCTGGACTTCTTCGCGGAACAGGATATCGTTCACCCGGATCTCCCGCAGGGGCGGCGCTCCTTTTTTCTTTTCCGTGTCCATTTCCTGAATCAGCGGAAGGATCCTGACCCGGCAGCCGGTCTTCCGGCACAAGTCGAGGATCTCCGAGAGCTTTTCTCCCTTCAGCGAGGGGATCGCCACGATGATATCCGATACGCTCCTCTGGGTCACGATCCTGGGAATATCCCGGACAAAGCCAACGACCTCGACGCCCTGGATCCGCATTTTCTGCTTATTGGCGTCATCGTCTACGGCGACAATATCCCGGTACCTCCCATAGCCGCGCATTTGCGCAATAATCATTGCCGCGCCGGAACCCGCACCCACAACAAGCAGACTGGCCCGCGCGGGCGATTTACTGTTCTTCCGGATCGAAAGGTGCCGGACCGCCCGGTAACCAAAGCGCGAAACGCAGAGAAAGACCATCAGCAGCAAGGAAAAAAGCATCTGTATGGAGAGCGGGATATGCAGGTCAAAAGCCAGGTCACATCCAAAACAGATCGCGCTCCCGATCACAACGCTGGCGATAATACGCAGGCCCTCCGAGATGCCGCTGTACCTCCACATGCTGTGATACAGCCGGAACAGGTAAAACAGCACGCAGAACAGCACCGATAGGAGAGGCCAGGCAAGCCACAGCAAATTTGTACCAAAAGCGGGGCTCAGGCTTTCAAAACGAATACATACGGCAAAATAAAGCGAAAGAAAAACGGACACGATATCGCACAATACCAGGAACACAATGATCGAATTGCGTGTCCTGTGAATTTTATACGTCTTTTTTTCCTGCATGGCCCCTCACCCCCTTAGATGCAATTAATTATTTTTAAATATTTCAGCCAAATAAAAAGCCGAACAATTGTTCAGCTCCCTCAGCTTTCTTTCTTTTATATCTGCTCTGGTGCGTCAAACCACTGAAACGACATCCAGACATCCTTGACATGGCTCCCGACCTTAATTTCCACCATGGCGCTGCGCCTGTGTTTATTTACCTTTTTTATCATGCCCTCGTAATCCGCAAGCGGCCCGTCTATGATCTTGATATGGTCTCCCTCCATAACAGCCTGAGACAGGCGGATCACCCCATGATAACGCAAAACCCATTCCGCAAACTTCAGGTCGTCCCCGCGCAGCTCAAAACCATCGTCGTATTTCAGACAGCCGGTCAGCTGGCTGATCCCATAAAACAAACCGAAATTCAGAGGTGTTTCCGAATATAAAAAAATATACCCCGGCAGGAGCACATGCCGGCGTTTTTCCCAGGTTCCTTTTTTCTTCTCCTCCCGCTCATACCTTGGGACAAGCGAATAACAGCCGCAAATACGCCTGATTTTATCCGCTACTTTCTCTTCCTCCCCGGAATAGCAGGATACGCAATAGCAATAGGGAAATTTCATCACCCTAACCTACACCGCCTATAAGTCTATGCAGGGATCACGCCACGCTGCCTGCGTTGTACGCTCCCATACACGGATTGTATTCAAGCTGTCAACTTTGTAAGCAGATGTAAAGCCATGGATGAGATAGCTGCATTTAAATTATACAGTACGTCAAAGTATAGTAATACGCACTTGTTTTTTGGTGAACTTTCATTATAATAAAAGATAGAGGAAATCGCTTTCTGTAAGGAAAGCGGTAAGCTGGTCAACTGTGATATCGTTAGTACTTTTGAGTATACTTTTGAGTATAATTTTGCGAATTATTTTTTCGGGCTGTTATATTTGAAATTCTTTTATCTTCTTAAAAAAATAGGTCCGGCCTATCTCTAATTTTTCAAGCGCTTCCCTGAGCGGGATTCCCCCATTCCTCCAAAGAGCTGCCACTTCCCGGAAATTTGAGGGAACCTCCATTTTTTGCCTGCCGAATTTTACTCCCCGCGCCTTGGCGGCGGCAATTCCCTCCGCCTGCCGCGCCCGGATGTTTTCCCGTTCCTTCTGCGCGACATAGGACAATATCTGTAATACCAGATCGGCAATGAATATCCCCGTCAGGTCGTCTCCCTTTTGCCGCGTATCCAGCAGCGGCATATCAAGAACCACAACGTCCGCCTGCTTTTCGCGTGTCATGATCCGCCACTGGTCCATGATTTCGGCATAATTCCTTCCAAGCCTGTCAATAGAGCTGATGAATACCACGTCGCCCTTTTTCAGCCGCCTTAAAAGTTTCTTATATTTAGGCCGCTCGAAATCCTTCCCGCTCTGTTTGTCGATAAAAATGTTCTCCTTTTGGATTCCTTCTTTCAGCAGGGCGGAAATTTGCCTGTCCTCATGCTGCTCTTTTGTCGATACTCGTGCATATCCATATTCTCTTTGTTCCATACTGTTCCCCTATTCATATTTTCTGATGTTTTTTCACTAATATTCATTGTAGAGGAACATTCCTTTTCATCCGATTAAAATTTGTAAATGAAGAGAGAGCATAAAAAATTCATTTTTGCGCTTGCAGGGATTCAGAAACGCTTTTTTATGGGAAAAGGGAAACCGCAAAAAGCCCCGCCTGAGTATACCAGGCGGGGCCTAAAATTCCGGCAGTATTTTTATCGATTCTTCGGCTCCGGTTCGTCTTCGTCTATATCGTCAAAGCGCAGAAAGGCCGCAGAGACGCCGTCGTCTTTGAATTCTTCCACATCCGCGGGCTTCGTATCCGTCATCACGACTTCATCTTCTTCCACGAATTCACCGGGATTGATATCTCTTTTGCTCATAACAATTACCTCCTTTGATTGTGATTTATTGTTAAACCCATTTCCCGCAGTTAAACCGTTTCCCGCCAAAATATGTGGTTTGGCCGGCCGGGAAAGGCTTATTAAAATAAGAGAAACAGAAGGAGGCAAAACTTATGGATCAATTGATGAAAAATATTGAAACCGCGACCGTTCTGCCCTTTGCCGGCCTTGTAGATTACGCGCCCGGCCAGGTGGCGAGCAAAACGCTTGCACAAAACGACGCGGTAAGCCTTACATTGTTTGCGTTTGCCAAGGGAGAAGAAATCAGCACGCACGAATCCCACGGAGACGCGCTCGTGATCGCGCTTGACGGTATTGGAGAAATCACGATCGACGGGGAAAAGCACCCCCTGCGCGCCGGCGAGGCGATCCTGATGCCCGCTCGTCATCCCCACGCCGTTTATGCTGTGGAAAAATTCAAAATGTTTTTGGCCGTCGTTTTTCCGTCCAAGCCGGAAGGCGAATAAACAGTCATCGGCGCGCATAGCCGGTTTATAAGGGGAATATTGGGTTTATCCCATAACAGGCGCCGGTTGGAAAATACCGCGGCGTTATCATGCAATGTTTTCTCCCGGCACGGCGGGGCGCCCTGTAGGGAAACCCGGAAAAGGAAACAATGCGACAATAAGGAGGTCTAAGGTATGAAAAAAGCGGTAATCGAAGATGGCTGCATTGGCTGCGGCCTTTGCGAAAGCGTATGTCCGGAAGTGTTCCGTATGACGGATTGTAACGTCGCGGAGGTTTACGGCGAAATTACGCCGGACAATGAGGAAAGCGCTTTTGAGGCGGAAAGCGGCTGCCCGGTGAGCGTCATCTCCATCAACGACGATTAAGGCACGACGATTTTATGCAAAAGCCTGCCGCAGGCGCGGCAGGCTTTTGCTGTTTTTTCCCTCCTTGTGTTAAAATAAATACAGGAGGGAAAATATCATGCCTATTTCAAAGCAAACGCTTAATTTCTTAGCGCAAAATAAATTCAACAACAGCAGGGAATGGTTCCGCGCGCATAAGCCGGAATACCAGGAATATGTGCTTGCGCCCATGGCAGAGCTTGTGAACCTGCTTGCCCCTACCATACAAAAGATCGATCCGCTGATTATTACTGAACCCAAGGTGGGAAAAGCCATCTCGCGTATCTATCGTGACACGCGTTTTTCCCGTGATAAATCCCTGTACCGCGAGGTAATGTGGATTGTGTTTGCGCGCAGCAAAAGTGAATTTGGCTGCCTGCCGGGGTTTGTGCTCGAATTTTCCCCGCAGGGCTTCCGTTATGGCTGCGGATATTACGGCGCTCCACCGCGTACCATGGAAATGATCCGCAGGATGGCCCTCGAAGGCGACAAGGCGTTCCAAAAGGCGTTCCGTGCCATGAAAAAGCAGGACATTTTTACGCTGGAGGGCGAATTTTATAAACGAAGCAAATGTCCGGACGCACCGAAGGACATGCGCAGCTGGCTTGACCGCAAAAACCTTGACTGGATGCGAAACAGCACGGATGCGAGCCTTCTGTTTTCGCCGGATTTATACAAGACGCTTTCGGATGGTTTCACGCTGCTCGCGCCCTTTTATGATTTCCTGTGCAAGGTGGAAGAACGGCTTTTGGCCGAGGCCTGAATTCACACTTTTTTTACAAATTCAGACGTTTAAAATCCTGCTATGTTGGTATTATTTAAATAAGAAGCAAGAAAAGGAGATGGATAAAAATGGCAGGATTAATTCCATTTGGTCACCGGCATGGTCTTTCAAAGGGATTTGACGATCTCGGTTTTTGGGACGGAAGTTTCATGCGCAATTTCTTCAACGGATCGGATGGATTCACCAATTTCAGGGTGGACGTCAAGGATAAGGACGACCGCTATGAGGTTGACGCCGATCTTCCGGGCCTTCACCGGGAGATGATCGACGTTTCCTATGACGATGGAATCCTTACGATCAGTGCAGACATGAATGAGGAGTCCAAGACCGAAAAAGACAATTATGTGGTGAATGAGCGCCGTATGGGCCGTGTTTCCCGTTCGTTCTCGGTGAGCGACGTCAAAGAAGACGACATCACTGCGGAATACAAAGACGGCGTTTTGAAAGTCGTTCTTCCGAAGAATGGCGAAGAAAAGAAAAAATCCAAAAAAATTGACATCAGGTGACAAAAAGAAGCAAAGAGGCCTGCATCATTTCTGTGATGCAGGCCTCTTTGCAACTAAGTATATTATAAGGAAGAAACTTAATCTCTTTACAAACGCATCTGCCGTGAAGGATGGCGGCGTACCGCCCGCTTCCGGCCTTCCTCAGAGGATTTTCCCGATCCCATCCTCGCCTTCAACGACCCCGATGGTAAACTCGAACTCCTTCGTTTCGCCCGGTGCAAGCATGACCAGCTGTCCGCGTTCACGCGCGGCGGCGCGGCCCTCCGGCAGGCTGTTCGACGGCTCGAGGCCTACCACATAGTCACCCTCTCCCATCATTTTCCATTCGCCGAAATTTGTGAACTGCGCACGGTTGAATTTTACGTATCCGCCCAGACCGAGCTTTTTATTATACAGGCAGGCATAGCTCTCGTCGCCCTTTACCTTGGGGATATCATGATAGAACACCTGCTCGTTATAGCCATGCGCAGGCGCTTCAAACTTCATGTAACGGTCAATATCTTTTTCACCCTCCGCGTCCCGCGCGCGCACCTTTGTGCCCTCCGGCTCGATCAGCACAGTATCCTCGCTGACGAGCGGATAGCCAAAGTTACAGTGGTAAAGCAGCATCAGCGGCGCTTGCGTATGGCCGCAATTTTCCACACGGTCGCGCACATGCACGCACGCTTCGCCCATTTTCACCATGAATTCACGTGTCAGCACCATGTTTTCGCCAAACACAGCACTTTCTGCAACTTTCCCGCGGATGCGGATCACATAATCGCCGTCCTCCCATTCCCTGCTGACGCCTACGTCGCAGGCGGGCGTATTGCTGATCCTTCCGTGCAGACCAAGCGTATCACCCGCGTCTGTGCACGGCGCGCCCATATAGGTAAGACCGCAGGTTGTCATAAGCCCCGCGAAAAAACCGCGCAGGAAGCCCAGCCCGTCTTTTTCAAAATAGGCCGGATTTACGACCCCCGGTTTTCCGATATACGCGATGGGCGTTCCCTTATATTCCGCCCATGCAATATCCATCCCCCGCGAAGGAAGGATCGAAAACGAAAATCCGCCGCCCGTTTTCACATCAATGACGCGCACGCCATCCGCTTTGCCCGCGGTCAGCATTCCCTCGCGCGCATCCGCGATCTGCGACATATCCCCTACGTATTTACCCAATTCCTCTTTTGTCACTTTTTTCCCGAATAATTCCATTACTTGCCTCCTGTTTAAAACGGCGGAACAGAATCCATTCCGTTCCGCCGCCGCGCCTCAGATTTCCATAAGCATATCGCCAAGGTCGGACAGGCTGTCCGAGGCCTTGTGATATACCTTCATCATTTTATCATAGTATGCCATATTTTCGGGGATTGGCGCAACATCTTCTTCGATCTTATGCAGGGAATCGATCTTGTCGAAATCGGACCAGATGCCCGTCCCGACTGCCGCGCACGCAGCCGCGCCGAGCGCAGCCGCCTGTTCGTCAATGTTGGACTTCAAAACATGCATCTTGTAAACGTCCGCATAGATCTGCCGCCAGAGTGGGCTTTTGCTCCCGCCGCCTACGAGCAGCATCTCGTCCGCGATATCCGTCAGCTCACGAAGTTTATCGAGACACGCGCGAAGCCCCATAGAGATACCTTCCATCGAGGCGCGGATCACATCCGCGCGCGTATGAATGAGGTCAAGTCCCATAAACGCGCCGCGCAGATTGTAGCTCTTATCCATCGGCATCCCTCCGCCAAGGCTGGGGTTGAAGAGCAATTTGCCCGCACCAACCGGGGATTTTGCCGCCTCCTGCGTCATCAGGTCGTAAGCGTCGCTCCCCGTTCTTTCTGCTTCTTCGACAAACTCCCGGCACATCTGGTCGCGCATCCAGCGGAAACATGTGCCGCCCGCCGTAAGGCACAGCGCGGAAGCAAAATAGCCGGGGACTACATGGGTGAAAACATAAGGACGGGAATTCGCCTCGAGCAGCGGCTTTTGAGAGGAGACCGCAATCCACGAAGAGGAACCGAGGGAATTATATACCCTGCCCTCCTTAAACGCTTTTGCGCCAAGCGCCATACAGGAATTGTCCACGCCGCCCGCAACGACATTTACCTTCGTCGTGAGGCCGAGCTCGTCCGCCGCTTCCTGCGAGATTTGGCCGATCACATCCGTGGAAGCGACAACCTCGGGAAATATCTCTTCCGGCAGCCCCATCGCGGCGATAAGCCCGGATGAATACCGCCAGTTTTCAAGGTCCCATACGCCGCTGCCCGAAGCATACGACGGATCGGTGCATAAACGGCCCGTCAGCTTATAATTAATGTAGTCCTTGGTGCCGATCACCTTGCCGATGTTGCGGTAGACCTCCGGCTCGTTGTCCTGGTACCACAGGATCTTGAATGCGGAATAAAACGCAGGGGTAAAGCCATTGCCCGTCGTCATATACCATTTTTCTTCGCTGTAATTTTCAAATACGTCCGCAACCTGCTTTGTCGCGCGTCCGTCGGACCAAATGGGCGTAAACTCCCGCAGGAGCGTACCATCCCTGCCGACCGGTACCGCTCCGAGGCTGTGGCCCGAAATACCGCAGCAGGTAATATCGTTTTTATCCACTTTTGCTTTTTCCAGCAGAAGGCGCGTACTCTTTACGATCGCCTCCCACCAGTCCTCCGGCTTTTGTTCGTGCCAGCCGTGCGCCGGATAGGTCGTATTATAAGACATAAAGGCGGCCGCGATGCAGTTGCCATCGCTATCGTAAAGGGAGGCCTTGTTTCCGCCGGTTCCAAGGTCCCACGCAATTATTTTCTGTTCCATTTTCCTAAGGCTCCTTCGATTCTTATTCCACTTTCTGCAATTCGTCTGCCGCAAGCAGTATATTTAGTTTTTCGGTCGCGGCCGCAAGCGCCGCACATGCGTCTGACCGGCCTGTGACGGTATCGTATACCGCCTTCCCAAGGATATCCTCGAACCTCTGTTCCGAAAGACAGGTCCCGTCTGTTTTTAGGGGAAGCTCTCTTGTACGTCCGAATTCGCTCGCTTCCACCGTCCTGTGCAGCCACGGATAAACGTTTGCCACCTCAAGGTTCTCCACCGCCGTACGGCGCGGGACGAAGCCCCCAAGAATGGTGTTCAAAACCGAGATTTCCCGGTCCGTCGCCCACTTGATGAACTCGAACGCCGCATCCTTCTGTCTGCTGCCGGCGTTCACGGCAAGCGCCCAGCCGCCGTCCACGCTGACTTTGCCCGGCATAAAGCTGAAGCCGATTTTTCCGTTAACCCGGGATTTGCTCCATTCCGTTACGGTGGACATATTATCCGTAAACAGCGTAATCATCGCCGTCTTGCCGCTGCGGAATTCCACCGCCTGCTCTCCCCACCAGTTGTCGCACGATCCGTCCGAGGCATAGCGGAAGCTTTCCCTGTAATTTTCCAGCGCGCGGACAGCCTCTTCACTGTCGAGCGTAAAACGGGTGCCGTCGTGCACCTTGCCGCCGAACGACCATAGCCGAGGCAAGTATTCGCATACACCGCCCGACGACATGCGGCTTCCAAGCGTCGTCCCGAATTCCGTCGGGGAATCCGGATTATATTTACGTGTGAAGAACTGCGCGACCAAATTAAATTCCTCCCACGTATGGGGCGGCCGAAGCTCTTTTTTATGCTGTTCGTAAAACATGCGCTGCATGCGGATATCCGCGAAGCAATCCTTACGGTAGAAAAGCAGTTGGGTGCAGAACGTGAAGGGGATCGCGTAAACGGAACCCTGCCTGAGCGAATATTTTTCAAAAATATTGGGCAGCATATCGTCATAATAATCCGGATCCCGCGCGATATACCTGTCCAGGTTTTCCACGACCTTTTTCTGGGCAAATTCCGCGAGCCACGGGATATCTACGTCAAACACATCGTAGTTGTCCTTATACCATTCGTCCCGGATCGCCCAGTACATCTTCGGATAGGCTTTGGCGTCGATCTCAAGCTCCATCCCGGTTTTCTGCTCGAAATCGGATTTCATCGTTTCCATCGCATAACGCGCCCGGTCGATCGTAAGCAGCACCCGCAGCTTCCTGCGCGGCTCCGTCACCTTGATTTCCGGCTTTGGGTCAAGCTCCTTCAGATGCTCCGGCTTAACCTTCAGGAAAACGGTGCGCGCCGAAAATTTCGCGCCCCTTTCGATGTAATCCAGCATCATTTGGAACGCCGCCTCCACCAGCTCGATATAGGGATGCGGCACATAGATCACGCCTTCACGCGAGGTAAGCGTCCATGAGGTCGGCATATTGGCCACCACGAGCGGCCGCGCATGTTTCGGGATGTGGAGCACCTCGCACGCCTTGAGCACAGCATCCATCGCCTGGGAGCAGATCACCAGGATCACCTGCGGCGGCTTTGCCGACGCAACAAGGCGCAGCGCCTCCTTCAAAAGTCCTTCCCTGTCGTAGCTCGATACTGCGCACAGATGCTGCTGCACCGTCAGGTTGTGGTCGCGGTGCGCTTCTACATAGCCGTTGAACGTCTGCTCCTCAAGCGTATACTGGATCGGACTCAGGAGAATGCCGATATTCCCGTATCCTGCCTTGAGCAGCTGCGAAACCGTGCTTCTCGCCTGCCGCCGCGCGTCAAGGCCGACATAGTGGCGCTTTTCGTCGTCAGGCTCACGCTGTAGGAAGACAATTTTAAGCCCGCTTTGCCGCAGCCTGCGAAACAGCTCAGTATTTTGGGGCTGGCAGGTCGCCAGCATCACCCCATCCACATTATGCATCAGGGACATATTAAGCAGGCGGGTCTCAAGCTCGGCGTCCTCATTGGTAATATGCAGGTTGGTCACATAGCCCTTTTCCGCAAACAGCGCCGAAAGGTTCGTATACATCTGGGCCATAGCGGCGGCAACGATATTGGGCAGGATCACATCGATCTGCATGGATTTGCTCAGCCGCAGGCTGCGCGCAATTGCGTTTGGCTCGTAAGCAAGCTCCTTCATTGCTTTTTCAACGCGCTTCACCTTGTCAAGGCTGACTCCCTTTGCCCCGTTTATTATGTTAGAGACCGTACCGTGGGAAACCCCGGCCAATCTCGCAACGTCTTTCATCGTTGCCATAAAATTTTTCACCAACCTATATTTATTTGGGTCAATATCCTGTTCCAAGCTCTCCTTCGTCGCTTAGGAACAGTTCGCCCTTTTCATCGCGTTTTACCGCTTCCTCGAGAATATTCTTCGAGGAGCGCGTCCCGATACGCACCGTGCCCGTCGCAAGGACAGCCAGCGCCGCATCCAGCGTTTTCACTCCGCCCGCGGCTTTTACCTTCATGCCGTCCGCGTGCTCTACCATGATCTTAAGGTCGTGGATCGTTGCGCCGCCGCCCGCGTAGCCGGTAGACGTCTTGGAAAAATCCGCGCCGCCTGCCTTCGCCAGCTCGCTCGCTTTGATAATCTGTTCATCCGTAAGGTAATAATTTTCAAAGATGACTTTGAGCTTCGCGCCGCCGTCGTGCGCGGCCTTTGCGACCTGCTTGATCTCATCCAGCACATAATCGTACTCGCCCGAGAGGAACCTTCCGATGTTCATAACCATATCGACTTCCACAGCGCCTTTCAGGATCGCATCCTTCGTTTCGAAAACCTTTGTTTCCGTCGTGCAGGTGCCGTGCGGGAAACCAATGACCGTAGTTGGGAGCACGTCCGTGCCCTCAAGCTCACGGATCACAATCGGCAGGTCGGAGGGGCGCACGCATACCGAAACACATTTGTACTGTTTGGCAAGACCGCAGCCTTCCTTCAGTTCCTTTACCGTGATATCCGGACGCAAAAGGGAATGGTCGAGCGCGTCCGCGATTTCCTGTACTGTGATTTTTTTCTTTTCCATGGCAGCTTTTCTCCTATATATTATATTTTAAATTGACAGAAAATGAAATAGTTTCATTGTGTGCGGTCCGGAGGGGCGGCAGCAACGCCCCTCCCA
It encodes the following:
- the deoC gene encoding deoxyribose-phosphate aldolase; protein product: MEKKKITVQEIADALDHSLLRPDITVKELKEGCGLAKQYKCVSVCVRPSDLPIVIRELEGTDVLPTTVIGFPHGTCTTETKVFETKDAILKGAVEVDMVMNIGRFLSGEYDYVLDEIKQVAKAAHDGGAKLKVIFENYYLTDEQIIKASELAKAGGADFSKTSTGYAGGGATIHDLKIMVEHADGMKVKAAGGVKTLDAALAVLATGTVRIGTRSSKNILEEAVKRDEKGELFLSDEGELGTGY